A genomic region of Metopolophium dirhodum isolate CAU chromosome 1, ASM1992520v1, whole genome shotgun sequence contains the following coding sequences:
- the LOC132936651 gene encoding ATP-dependent DNA helicase DDX11: MPDADDLKCLITEEKLETPSTFSFPFTPYGIQHDFMTEIYSAIEGRKLGIFESPTGTGKTLSIICGAVRWLLDHENREWNQLKLALELLTMKNEETNNDDDDDDWIAGQAKLVEQQRKVYEINKMLKSLEEFNNNIEKIKKEQEFKKNKIKSLVIKTLNQKNDVEIEKDKDFFDEESEFVLEEYDQLSSVDDFEEISDEKVQYEGVKIYFCSRTHSQLSQFVAELKKSPYSTSRIIPLASRQNYCINRTVKKLKNITLMNERCLEMGKPKPTQKPTKVSSVGSVVKKKKSETICKCPYNDKDKIQSLAEEVTIELRDMEELVNRGDQISACPYYASRESVKYAQIVTLPYNTLLHKSTREASGIRLEGNVFIIDEAHNLLDTIGHIHSSQINGQQLTHSYSQLIQYKNKFELRFSASNLLHLNQLIYVIGKLINMLGGTPGVSHAEASRKGVDSKVYTLENFVHQAEIDHLNMFMLVDFFKKSKIGQKIRGYSEKYMPSVSLQPSKPKLSNLQTFLKQIETKKNNKGKELKEDENKHIDPQVTDIISNNPLTPVMAFIESLTNYCEDGRIISTTQAFVSKGVLKFLLLNPAVHFKEIVDKARSVIVSGGTMEPISEFKDQLFNFNGDNSDRIMHFSCGHVVPPDHILPLIVCSGPTGKQFDFSYQERTSIKMLNEIGSLLENICRTVPAGIVCFFPSYDYEQFVYQHLEKNKVINRLSERKKLFREPKSTNQVDEVLKNYCQAITTTSVLNSKVTGALLFSVIGGKLSEGLNFSDDLGRCVIVIGLPYPNIKSVELQQKMNYLNSHMGLGTGQQHYENLCMKAVNQSIGRSVRHQQDYAAVLLLDHRYQRDNVRNALPKWLQPSLQEHSKFGSAFAQLNKFFTGKKKLQK, translated from the exons ATGCCTGACGCTGACGATTTAAAATGCTTGATCACAGAAGAAAAACTTGAAACTCCTTCAACATTTTCATTCCCATTTACTCCGTATGGAATCCAACACGATTTCATGACTGAAATTTATTCAGCTATAGAAGGCAGGAAATTAGGAATTTTTGAAAGCCCTACCGGAACT ggTAAAACATTAAGTATTATATGTGGGGCAGTACGTTGGTTACTTGATCATGAAAATAGAGAATGGAATCAACTCAAGCTGGCACTCGAGTTACTAACTATGAAAAACGAGGAAactaataatgatgatgatgatgatgattggATTGCTGGACAAGCTAAATTAGTGGAACAACAACGTAaagtatatgaaataaataaaatgcttaAATCATTGgaagaattcaataataatattgaaaaaataaaaaag gaacaagagtttaaaaaaaataaaataaagtcgttggtaattaaaactttaaatcaaaaaaatgatgTTGAAATAGAAAAAGACAAAGATTTTTTTGATGAAGAAAGTGAATTTGTACTTGAAGAATATGATCAATTGTCATCTGTAGATGATTTTGAAGAAATATCTGATGAAAAAGTCCAGTACGAAGGAGTTAAA atttatttttgtagtcGTACGCATTCTCAATTGTCACAGTTTGTGGCTGAACTGAAGAAAAGTCCATATTCAACATCTCGTATTATACCATTAGCGTCTCGTCAAAACTATTGCATAAATAGAAcagtgaaaaaattaaaaaatattacattaatgaaTGAAAG ATGTTTAGAAATGGGGAAACCTAAACCTACTCAAAAACCTACAAAAGTGTCTTCAGTTGGTTCAgtagttaagaaaaaaaagtctGAAACTATATGCAAATGTCCATATAACGATAAAGATAAAATTCAATCATTAGCTGAGGAAGTTACTATAGAATTAAGAGACATGGAAGAATTAGTAAATAGAGGAGACCAAATATCTGCTTGTCCGTATTATGCTAGTAGAGAATCTGTAAAATATGCccag attgttACTTTGCCATATAATACGTTATTACATAAAAGTACCAGAGAAGCAAGTGGAATCCGTCTTGAGGGTAATGTATTCATTATTGATGAAGCTCATAATTTACTAGATACTATTGGTCATATACACAGTTCACAAATAAATGGTCAACAG ttgACTCATAGTTATAGCCAGTTGATACAGTACAAGAACAAGTTTGAGTTAAGGTTTAGCGCTAGTAATTTACTGCATTTAAATcagttaatttatgttattggaAAGCTCATCAACATGCTTG GTGGTACTCCTGGTGTTAGTCATGCGGAAGCTAGTCGAAAAGGAGTCGACTCAAAAGTATACACGCTTGAAAATTTTGTACATCAAGCTGAAATTGATCATCTAAATATGTTTATGcttgttgatttttttaaaaaaagcaagATTGGTCAGAAA attaGAGGTTATTCTGAAAAATATATGCCTTCAGTATCATTGCAACCATCTAAACCTAAACTAAGCAATTTGCAGACTTTTCTTAAACAAATCGAAACTAAGAAAAATAACAAAGGCAAAGAACTCAAAGAAG aTGAAAACAAACACATTGACCCACAAGTTACTGATATAATTAGTAACAACCCTCTTACACCAGTAATGGCATTTATAGAGTCACTAACAAATTACTGTGAGGATGGTCGTATTATTAGTACTACGCAAGCATTTGTCAGTAAAGGAGTATTAAAATTTTTGCTTCTGAATCCTGCAGTTCATTTTAAAGAAATTGTCGATAAAGCTAG gTCAGTGATTGTATCAGGTGGAACAATGGAACCTATATCTGAGTTTAAGGATCAGCTGTTTAATTTCAATGGCGATAATTCTGATAGAATTATGCATTTTAGCTGTGGCCATGTTGTACCACCTGATCATATCTTACCATTGATTGTGTGTTCTGGACCAACTGgaaaacaatttgatttttCTTACCAAGAGAGAACTTCAATTAAAATG CTTAATGAAATTGGTTCATTACTAGAAAACATTTGCCGAACAGTTCCTGCTGGAATTGTATGTTTTTTCCCATCTTATGACTATGAACAGTTTGTTTATCAACATTTAGAGAAAAACAAGGTTATCAATAGGCTTTCTgaaagaaaaaaa TTGTTTAGAGAACCAAAGTCAACTAATCAAGTTGACGAAGTTTTGAAGAATTACTGTCAAGCCATTACAACAACATCGGTTTTAAATTCTAAAGTAACTGGTGCATTGTTATTTAGTGTTATTG gtgGCAAGTTAAGTGAAGGTTTAAATTTTAGTGATGATTTGGGACGTTGTGTTATTGTCATTGGTCTTCCATATCCAAATATTAAGTCAGTTGAATTACAACAGAAAATGAACTATCTTAATAGCCACAtg ggtcTGGGCACTGGGCAACAGCATTACGAAAATTTATGTATGAAAGCTGTAAATCAATCAATTGGTCGTTCTGTGCGTCATCAACAAGATTATGCGGCAGTATTGCTATTAGATCATCGTTACCAACGAGATAATGTTCGCAATGCTCTTCCTAAATGGTTGCAACCTTCTTTACAAGAACATTCCAAGTTTGGATCTGCATTTGCTCAGTTAAATAag ttttttacggGAAAGAAGAAATTACAGAaatga